TGAGTGTCATGGTTTCTCCTTGGAAAGGCGAATCAGCGAATCTACGAATCGAAGCCTTTAGTGATTTTGGGTGGTGGAGCGGGGTTCGTCTATTCGTCTATTCGTCTATTCGTCTATCACTTCCGCTATCGCTTCGCACAATGGCCCGATGTTGTCCCTTGTCATGCCCGCCACGTTGATGCGTCCCGAACTGACGATGTATATCGAATATCGCTCGCGCAATGCTTCTACTTGCTCGGGGGTCAATCCGGAGAAAGAAAACATTCCTCTCTGGTGTGCGATAAACGAAAAGTCGCGCCGCACGCCTTTTGTTTCGAGGGTATCCACAAATAGGGTGCGCATGTTGTTGATGCGGTCGCGCATGGCTTTTACTTCGCCGTCCCATTGTGCCCGCAAGGCGGGGTCGTTGAGGACTGTTGCGACTGCCTGTGCGCCGTGCGATGGCGGGTTGGAATAATTTGTGCGGATGCAGATTTTGATGTGGCTCATCGCTTTTTCAACGGTGGTGGCGTTTTTCCCTACGATGGTCAATGCGCCCGTGCGTTCGCGGTAGAGGCCAAAGTTTTTGGAGAAGGAACTGGCGACGAGGAGTTCGCAGCCGGGGCGGCTGAGAGATTGGAGGCCGACGGCGTCTTCGACGAGGCCATTGCCCAGGCCCTGATAGGCAAAGTCAACGAGTGGGATGATGCCGCGGTCTGCGACGACATCGGCTATTTGCGCCCATTGCTCGGGAGAGGGATCGACGCCGGTGGGGTTGTGACAACATCCGTGTAATAAGACGACATCGCCTGCGGGGATTTGCCCGAGGTCCTGGATGAGTGCGTCAAAGTCCAGGCCGAAAGACGCGGGGTTGTAATAGCGGTAGGTCGCTGTGGGTACGCTGGCAGATTCAAAAATTTTAGGGTGGTTTGCCCAGGTGGGGTCGCTCAGCCATACGCGGGCATGGGGATAGTGCTGATGGATGAAATCGCCGGCAATGCGCAATGCGCCCGTGCCGCCTGGTGCCTGGGCTGTTCCCGCGCGGCCACTGGTGAGTATTTCGTGTTCTGTTCCCCAGAGGAGTTCCTGGACGGCTTTGTTATACGCTTCGTCGCCTTCTATGCCGAGATAATTTTTGGTGTCTTCGTGTGCGAGTAGGCGTTCTTCTGCTGTTTTTACAGAGGCGAATATTGGCGTGTTGCCGTCGCCGTCTTTGTACACGCCAACGCCGAGGTTTATTTTGTTGGGGTTTGGGTCGTTTTTGAATGCTTCGGTCAATCCTATAATGGGATCCGCAGGGGCCATTGTGAGGGATTCGAACATTATTCCTTCCTTTCAGGATCAGGGTATTGAGGATAGGACAACCTCTTATTATTCGTGGGCAAAGATACATACGCACGCTGTAAAACGCAAGGATACACCCGAAAGTCAATATATTGATTTTCCCACCCCCCTGTCGTATCTTCACGTTATGTCACAGACTGCACACAAGACCCGCGGGATTGCGATTGCAGAGGCTTATGCCCATTGCGAGGCACTTACCCGCGCGCATTATGAGAATTTTCCGGTTGGCTCGGTGCTTATTTCCAAACGCGTGCGGCCCCATGTGTATAGTATCTATGCGTTTGCGCGTACGGCGGATGATTTTGCCGATGAGCCGGGTTTGA
The DNA window shown above is from Gemmatimonadota bacterium and carries:
- a CDS encoding aspartate/tyrosine/aromatic aminotransferase; the encoded protein is MFESLTMAPADPIIGLTEAFKNDPNPNKINLGVGVYKDGDGNTPIFASVKTAEERLLAHEDTKNYLGIEGDEAYNKAVQELLWGTEHEILTSGRAGTAQAPGGTGALRIAGDFIHQHYPHARVWLSDPTWANHPKIFESASVPTATYRYYNPASFGLDFDALIQDLGQIPAGDVVLLHGCCHNPTGVDPSPEQWAQIADVVADRGIIPLVDFAYQGLGNGLVEDAVGLQSLSRPGCELLVASSFSKNFGLYRERTGALTIVGKNATTVEKAMSHIKICIRTNYSNPPSHGAQAVATVLNDPALRAQWDGEVKAMRDRINNMRTLFVDTLETKGVRRDFSFIAHQRGMFSFSGLTPEQVEALRERYSIYIVSSGRINVAGMTRDNIGPLCEAIAEVIDE